The following are encoded in a window of Gloeothece citriformis PCC 7424 genomic DNA:
- a CDS encoding non-ribosomal peptide synthetase has protein sequence MQNTNKISGFALAPQQKRIWSLQQTETSFWTQGAILIEGKLDINLLQTTLEKLVNSHDILRTSFRRLVGMKLPLMVINDFSKNPLNYFEIELAENEENWIKSLFQAQRSKKIDFDQDCLLNSSLYKLSESRFILHLSLPALCSDAWTIQSLFTQITKTYQACLEKRQINQPSLQYWQFSEWHNQLFEEEEAEEGKAYWQQQKVNFPPVLLPFETQELDIVNFKPDFFSLDIDQELCLKIETFAENQNTSVEIVLLSIWQVLIWRLSGQSEGMITVSCERRDDELNNLLGLVGADLPYLIQLTPDWSFQDVLNRVQLKISEHSEWQDYFVSEPISDNKSEVFRLGFEFITLPESDFINGVNFSLIAQDNYLDFFNIKLSCFYSKPDLSIKFNYNIKTFSEEGIKRIAQQFKVLLVSSLTNPKLPINQLNILSEQDRKQLLVEFNPVLNNLPEEKCIHHLFEHQAELTPNKIAVVFEEEQLTYAELNAKANQLAHFLHKQGIKNDSIVGIIKPRSLEIIIIMLGILKAGAAYLPLDPNLPAEGLNFRLKDAQVSHIIGDLSLAGKLDHITIIDLDQDPKIIADESQNNSLIPVNPENLIYVLYTSGSTGQPKGVMIEHRHLFNYIHSILNRLEFAQDANFALISTFTADLGNTVIFPALCTGGCLHIISQERAMNPDALAQYCDRYPIDYLKIVPSHLNALLNTTHPEKIIPKKGLILGGEALNWQLVEKLKSLAPNCSIVNHYGPTETTVGVLTYTLTNDSLKNSVTVPLGRPLPHVKIYILDEVKQLVPIGVAGELYIGGNSVARGYLNRPQLTEERFLTDIIEGEKLYKTGDRVRYLPDGTVEFLGRTDNQVKLRGFRLELEEIEALLNQHEGVRQSVASVWEKEPGQQQLIAYIVPHKEHNLSPISLQNFLLEKLPDYAIPSGFLFLTTLPLTANGKVDRKALPTPDEESLRGTSVYVAPRTSQEAILSQIWANILKVERVGIDDNFFQLGGHSLLATQVISAINNAFDLVFPLRYLFEFPTIRDLAKCLNSLIQEGKSRKVPPITPVSRDLPLASSFAQNRLWFLEQLHPDSCIYNSSTAIRLKGNLNIKVLVQSLNEMIKRHEILRTAFKNTKNSICQVIAPSLTVDLPLIDLSQFPTDEREKEVQKAIASVCNQPFDLSQAPLLRGLLLELGEQEYILIFAIHHIIIDGWSIGVFIQELATIYRDLLHLKPISLPDLPIQYADFTVWQHQWIQGEILEEQLAYWTEKLTDLPMLSLPTIRSRETLQTHQGSTLSFTLPSELSTALQKLSQQENVTLFMTLLAGFQVLLQRYTHQDDLVVGTDIANRNQPQTEGLIGFFVNLLVLRTDLSGNPNFIELLSRVREVTLEAYTHQDLPFEKLVEVLQPDRYGSQASPLFQVLFVLQNVPLTTLELPGVELQPLELANQKAKFDLSLIMEETPTGIQGKWEYNQDLFAPEMIAQMSQHFQNILSSAVEFPNLPITQLSFLSPQERQKLLFDWNQTTRDYPLNKCIHQLIEEQVQKTPNAIAIIFEDHQLTYRQLNERANQLAHHLQTLGVAPDVLVGICLERSLEMLIGLLGILKAGGAYIPLDPAYPPERIAYMIDDSQMSVIVTQKKCLHCLPKKTIDIVYLESDRDSFSQYNTHNPISKIQSNHLAYVIYTSGSTGKPKGVQITHQSVTNFLMAMRQTPGLNETDILLAVTTISFDIAVLELYLPLIVGAKTVIVSREIALDGLQLSKVLAQTGATILQATPATWQMLLSTGWEGNSQLKILCGGEALPQKLAQRLVSKSASVWNLYGPTETTVWATIHPVEPHQDDHRLIESIGHPIANTQIYILDTQLQPVPVGIKGQIFIGGVQVARGYLNRPQLTNDRFISNPFSDDPNARLYKTGDLGRYLPDGNIEYLGRIDHQVKLRGFRIELGEIEATLTKHPLVQEAVVLLRENEVKQSYLVGYVVPQQASLTEIELLGFLKEQLPDYMTPQTLVFLPSLPLTPNGKVDRRSLPTPAIKTDANHCFIAPRTFVETVLASIWVNILGVDPIGIDDNFFELGGHSLLATQVISAIRERFQVELPLRQLFAAPTIRQLGEALKIEGKIGNNTKKLPINPVSRDIPLPLSFAQNRLWLFQQLQPDSCAYNIPAAVHLKGNLNLDALSQSMNKIINRHEALRTIFHSTETEPCQVILPSLNFEFPLIDLSEFSNTEQDKKVQEAIAQACRSPFDLTQAPLMRGLLLRLNDEEYIFALIIHHIVTDGWSMEVLIKELGMLYTALSNGEPLSLPPLPIQYADFAVWQRQWIQGDILEQQLAYWKQQLEGANFILPTDKPRPTILSSQSAIHRFTIPKSLTVALNHLSQQEDATLFMVTLAAFKGSLYCYTNKNDILVGSPVANRNRIELEPLIGFFVNTLVMRTKISQAVSFRTLLNQVKEVVLDAYTHQDLPFDRLVKELQLERNLNSNSLYQVWFALHHNTKQTWDLPNLKLTSLDVYGGMARYDLKLSLAETPEGIEGAFHYQPNLFEETTITQMSRLFLIFLDTIIKKPEITLEKLNCIFWTEEKKKQNNIAKQLQEINRQKLAKIKRKFQ, from the coding sequence ATGCAAAATACCAATAAAATCAGTGGATTTGCTCTTGCTCCTCAGCAAAAACGAATTTGGTCATTACAGCAAACAGAAACAAGTTTTTGGACTCAAGGCGCGATTTTAATTGAGGGAAAGCTTGATATTAATCTTCTTCAAACTACTTTAGAAAAACTGGTGAATAGTCACGACATATTGAGAACCAGTTTCCGACGTTTAGTTGGAATGAAATTACCTCTAATGGTGATCAATGATTTTTCTAAAAATCCCCTTAATTATTTTGAGATTGAGCTAGCAGAAAATGAAGAAAACTGGATTAAAAGTTTATTTCAAGCTCAAAGATCTAAAAAGATAGATTTTGATCAAGATTGTTTATTAAACAGTTCTCTGTATAAATTGTCTGAAAGTCGGTTTATTTTACATTTATCTTTACCTGCACTCTGTTCTGATGCTTGGACGATTCAAAGTTTATTTACTCAAATTACTAAAACTTATCAAGCTTGTTTAGAAAAAAGGCAGATCAATCAACCTAGTTTACAATATTGGCAATTTTCAGAATGGCATAATCAACTATTTGAAGAGGAAGAAGCAGAAGAAGGCAAAGCTTACTGGCAGCAGCAAAAAGTAAATTTTCCTCCTGTATTACTTCCCTTTGAAACTCAAGAATTAGATATTGTTAATTTTAAACCTGATTTTTTTAGTCTTGACATTGATCAAGAATTATGCTTAAAAATTGAAACCTTTGCCGAAAATCAAAATACTTCAGTTGAGATCGTTTTACTATCCATTTGGCAAGTTTTAATCTGGCGTTTAAGCGGACAATCTGAAGGAATGATCACAGTTAGTTGTGAGCGTCGGGATGATGAATTAAATAATTTATTAGGGTTAGTAGGTGCTGACTTACCTTATTTAATTCAATTAACCCCAGACTGGTCATTTCAGGACGTTTTAAACCGAGTCCAATTGAAGATTAGTGAACATTCAGAATGGCAAGATTATTTTGTTAGTGAACCTATCTCAGACAATAAGAGTGAAGTTTTTCGATTAGGGTTTGAGTTTATTACTTTGCCTGAATCTGATTTTATAAATGGGGTTAATTTTTCCTTAATTGCTCAAGATAACTATTTAGATTTTTTTAATATAAAACTATCTTGTTTTTATTCTAAACCTGATTTAAGCATTAAATTTAATTATAATATTAAAACTTTTTCTGAAGAAGGAATTAAACGGATAGCTCAACAGTTTAAAGTGCTGCTAGTTAGTAGTCTAACTAATCCAAAACTTCCTATTAATCAATTAAATATTCTCTCTGAACAAGACCGAAAACAGTTATTAGTCGAATTTAATCCCGTTCTTAATAATTTACCTGAAGAAAAATGTATTCATCATCTCTTTGAACACCAAGCCGAACTAACCCCTAATAAAATAGCCGTTGTTTTTGAAGAAGAACAGCTTACCTATGCTGAACTAAATGCTAAAGCTAATCAACTAGCACATTTTTTGCACAAACAAGGGATTAAAAATGACTCTATTGTTGGGATTATTAAACCCCGCTCTTTAGAGATTATTATAATAATGTTAGGGATTTTAAAAGCAGGAGCAGCTTATTTACCATTAGATCCTAATTTACCGGCTGAGGGGTTAAATTTCAGATTAAAAGATGCTCAGGTTAGTCATATTATTGGGGATTTATCTTTAGCTGGTAAATTAGATCACATTACAATTATTGATTTAGATCAAGACCCGAAAATTATTGCTGATGAAAGTCAAAATAATTCTCTAATTCCTGTTAATCCAGAAAACTTAATTTATGTTTTATATACTTCTGGTTCTACGGGACAACCTAAAGGAGTAATGATCGAGCATCGGCATTTATTTAACTATATTCATAGTATTTTAAACCGATTAGAATTTGCTCAAGATGCTAATTTTGCTCTCATTTCTACCTTTACGGCTGATTTGGGAAATACAGTTATTTTTCCGGCTTTATGTACAGGGGGATGCTTACATATTATCTCTCAAGAACGAGCCATGAATCCTGATGCTTTGGCTCAGTATTGTGATCGATATCCTATCGACTACTTAAAAATAGTTCCCTCTCACTTAAACGCTTTATTAAATACCACACATCCAGAAAAAATTATTCCTAAAAAAGGATTAATTTTAGGCGGAGAAGCCTTGAACTGGCAGTTAGTTGAAAAACTTAAATCTTTAGCTCCCAACTGTTCAATTGTTAATCACTACGGGCCAACTGAAACAACCGTTGGGGTTCTTACCTATACTCTAACAAATGATTCCCTTAAAAACTCTGTAACTGTTCCGTTAGGTCGTCCTTTACCTCACGTAAAAATTTATATTTTAGATGAGGTAAAGCAACTTGTTCCTATAGGAGTCGCCGGAGAACTTTATATCGGGGGTAATAGTGTGGCGCGAGGTTATCTCAATCGTCCTCAATTAACCGAAGAAAGATTTTTAACTGATATTATTGAGGGGGAAAAACTCTATAAAACTGGCGATCGCGTCCGATATTTACCCGATGGTACGGTAGAATTTTTAGGCAGAACTGATAACCAAGTTAAATTAAGAGGATTTCGTCTCGAACTAGAAGAAATTGAAGCCTTATTAAATCAACATGAAGGAGTCAGACAAAGTGTAGCATCAGTTTGGGAAAAAGAACCAGGACAACAGCAATTAATTGCTTATATAGTTCCTCATAAAGAGCATAATTTGTCTCCTATCTCTTTACAGAATTTTCTATTAGAAAAACTCCCAGACTATGCGATTCCTTCAGGCTTTTTATTCTTAACAACTTTGCCTTTAACTGCTAATGGAAAAGTCGATCGTAAAGCTTTACCAACTCCTGATGAAGAGTCTCTTAGAGGTACAAGTGTCTATGTTGCTCCTCGCACTTCTCAAGAAGCGATACTCTCTCAAATTTGGGCAAATATTTTAAAAGTTGAGCGAGTGGGTATTGATGATAATTTCTTTCAATTGGGGGGTCATTCTCTCCTAGCGACTCAGGTCATCTCTGCAATCAATAACGCCTTTGACTTAGTATTCCCTCTACGTTATCTGTTTGAATTTCCCACGATTAGAGATTTAGCCAAATGTTTAAATAGTCTAATTCAAGAAGGAAAAAGCCGAAAAGTTCCGCCTATTACTCCCGTTTCAAGAGATTTGCCTTTAGCTTCATCCTTTGCTCAAAATCGGTTATGGTTTCTGGAACAGTTACATCCTGATAGTTGCATTTATAATAGTTCTACAGCAATTCGTCTTAAGGGAAATCTGAATATAAAAGTGTTAGTTCAAAGTCTCAACGAAATGATTAAGCGTCATGAGATCTTACGAACTGCTTTTAAAAATACAAAAAACAGCATTTGTCAAGTTATTGCCCCTAGTTTAACCGTTGATCTTCCCTTAATAGATTTGAGCCAGTTTCCCACCGATGAACGAGAAAAGGAAGTGCAAAAAGCGATCGCATCTGTTTGTAATCAACCCTTTGATTTAAGCCAAGCACCATTACTACGGGGTTTACTTTTGGAACTAGGAGAACAAGAGTATATTTTAATCTTTGCGATACACCATATTATTATTGATGGTTGGTCAATTGGGGTATTTATTCAAGAATTAGCGACGATTTATCGGGACTTGTTGCACCTTAAACCAATTTCATTACCCGATTTACCCATACAGTATGCAGATTTTACCGTTTGGCAACATCAATGGATACAAGGAGAAATTTTAGAGGAACAGTTGGCTTATTGGACAGAGAAATTAACTGACCTACCGATGTTGTCCTTGCCGACGATTCGTTCAAGGGAAACCCTACAAACTCATCAAGGCTCAACTCTCTCTTTTACTCTACCATCAGAGCTATCTACAGCCTTACAAAAATTGAGCCAACAAGAGAATGTTACTCTATTTATGACGTTGCTGGCTGGCTTTCAAGTGCTACTCCAACGCTACACCCATCAAGATGATTTGGTAGTTGGCACAGATATTGCTAATCGTAATCAGCCACAAACAGAAGGATTAATCGGATTTTTTGTGAATTTATTAGTTTTACGCACTGATTTAAGCGGCAATCCCAATTTTATCGAATTGCTTTCTAGGGTGCGAGAGGTCACTTTAGAAGCTTATACCCATCAAGATTTACCCTTTGAAAAATTAGTCGAAGTCTTACAACCTGATCGATATGGAAGTCAAGCTTCTCCTTTATTTCAAGTGTTATTTGTTCTACAAAATGTCCCTTTAACAACTTTAGAGTTACCTGGAGTAGAACTACAACCTTTAGAATTAGCCAACCAAAAAGCTAAATTTGATCTTAGCTTAATTATGGAAGAAACCCCGACAGGAATTCAAGGAAAATGGGAATATAATCAAGACTTGTTCGCCCCAGAAATGATTGCTCAAATGAGTCAACATTTTCAAAATATTTTGTCATCTGCGGTAGAGTTTCCTAATTTACCTATTACTCAATTATCGTTTTTAAGTCCCCAAGAACGGCAGAAATTATTGTTCGATTGGAATCAGACAACAAGAGATTATCCGCTTAATAAATGTATTCATCAATTAATTGAAGAACAAGTACAAAAAACCCCTAACGCGATCGCTATTATTTTCGAGGATCATCAGCTTACTTATCGACAATTAAACGAACGAGCCAATCAACTCGCACACCATTTACAAACCTTGGGAGTCGCTCCAGATGTTTTAGTGGGAATTTGTTTAGAAAGATCCCTAGAAATGCTCATCGGATTATTAGGAATCCTCAAAGCAGGAGGGGCTTATATTCCTTTAGACCCTGCCTATCCTCCAGAGCGGATTGCTTATATGATTGATGATAGCCAAATGTCAGTTATTGTCACTCAAAAAAAGTGCTTACATTGTCTTCCTAAAAAAACTATAGACATTGTTTATTTAGAAAGTGATAGAGATTCCTTTTCTCAATACAATACCCATAATCCTATTAGCAAAATTCAATCTAATCACCTAGCTTATGTAATTTATACATCAGGTTCTACAGGAAAGCCAAAAGGTGTTCAAATTACTCATCAATCTGTTACTAATTTTTTGATGGCAATGCGCCAAACTCCAGGATTGAATGAGACAGATATTCTCTTAGCTGTTACGACAATTTCCTTTGATATTGCAGTTTTAGAACTTTATTTACCTTTAATTGTAGGAGCAAAAACAGTCATTGTTAGCCGAGAAATAGCTTTAGACGGGTTACAACTTTCAAAAGTATTAGCCCAAACCGGTGCAACTATCCTACAGGCAACCCCTGCTACTTGGCAAATGCTACTATCAACGGGATGGGAAGGAAACTCACAGTTAAAAATTCTCTGCGGAGGGGAAGCTTTACCTCAAAAACTAGCCCAACGCCTTGTCAGTAAATCTGCCTCGGTTTGGAATTTATACGGCCCTACAGAAACCACAGTCTGGGCAACAATACACCCCGTTGAACCCCATCAAGATGATCATCGTCTAATTGAATCGATTGGTCATCCCATTGCTAACACACAGATTTATATTTTAGATACTCAATTACAACCAGTGCCCGTAGGGATAAAAGGTCAAATTTTCATCGGTGGAGTACAAGTTGCTCGTGGCTATCTCAACCGTCCTCAACTGACTAACGATCGCTTTATTTCTAACCCGTTTAGCGATGATCCTAACGCCCGACTTTACAAAACAGGGGACTTAGGGCGATACCTACCTGACGGCAATATTGAATATCTCGGACGCATCGATCATCAAGTCAAGCTCAGAGGTTTTCGCATTGAATTAGGGGAAATTGAAGCTACATTAACTAAACATCCTTTAGTACAAGAAGCAGTTGTTCTTTTGCGAGAAAACGAAGTAAAACAATCCTACTTAGTGGGTTATGTCGTCCCTCAACAGGCATCCTTAACTGAAATAGAACTGCTCGGTTTTCTTAAGGAGCAATTACCCGACTACATGACCCCTCAAACTCTGGTTTTCTTGCCATCCCTGCCTCTTACTCCCAATGGCAAAGTCGATCGCCGTAGTCTGCCGACTCCTGCAATTAAAACAGATGCCAACCATTGCTTTATTGCTCCTCGTACCTTCGTTGAAACCGTCTTAGCGTCAATCTGGGTTAACATTTTAGGGGTAGATCCCATTGGCATTGATGACAACTTTTTCGAGTTGGGAGGACATTCTTTATTAGCCACTCAAGTTATCTCTGCAATCCGAGAGCGTTTTCAAGTAGAATTACCCCTCCGTCAACTCTTTGCAGCACCGACTATTAGACAATTAGGTGAAGCTTTAAAAATAGAGGGTAAAATCGGTAATAATACGAAAAAATTGCCAATTAATCCGGTTTCACGGGATATTCCCTTACCTTTATCCTTTGCTCAAAATAGACTGTGGCTTTTCCAACAATTACAACCCGATAGCTGTGCTTATAATATTCCTGCTGCGGTTCATCTCAAAGGAAACCTTAACCTTGATGCCTTATCCCAAAGCATGAACAAGATTATTAACCGTCATGAAGCTTTACGGACTATATTTCACAGCACAGAGACAGAACCTTGTCAAGTTATTCTTCCCTCTTTAAATTTTGAATTTCCTTTAATCGATTTAAGCGAATTTTCTAACACGGAACAGGATAAAAAAGTTCAAGAAGCGATCGCCCAAGCTTGCAGGAGTCCTTTTGACTTAACGCAAGCGCCGTTAATGCGGGGGTTATTGTTGCGATTAAATGACGAAGAATATATCTTTGCTCTGATTATCCATCATATTGTGACGGATGGTTGGTCGATGGAAGTATTAATTAAAGAATTAGGGATGTTATATACTGCGCTTTCAAACGGAGAACCTTTATCTCTTCCTCCACTGCCAATACAATACGCCGATTTTGCAGTTTGGCAACGGCAATGGATACAAGGAGATATTTTAGAACAACAATTGGCTTATTGGAAACAGCAACTAGAGGGGGCTAATTTTATACTGCCAACGGATAAACCTCGTCCAACAATTTTAAGTTCCCAAAGTGCCATACATCGCTTTACCATCCCAAAATCTTTAACTGTAGCTCTCAATCATTTAAGCCAACAGGAAGACGCGACTCTATTTATGGTGACGCTAGCTGCATTTAAAGGGTCGCTCTACTGCTACACCAATAAAAACGATATTTTAGTGGGGTCACCGGTTGCTAACCGAAATCGTATTGAATTAGAACCATTAATTGGATTTTTTGTTAATACTTTAGTAATGCGGACTAAAATTTCTCAGGCTGTCAGTTTTCGGACTTTATTAAATCAGGTAAAGGAAGTCGTATTAGACGCATACACCCATCAAGATTTACCCTTTGATAGACTTGTCAAAGAACTTCAACTAGAGCGTAATTTAAATTCTAATTCATTGTATCAAGTGTGGTTTGCATTGCATCATAATACAAAACAGACTTGGGATTTACCCAATTTAAAACTTACCAGTTTAGACGTTTATGGAGGGATGGCACGATATGATTTAAAACTCTCTTTAGCAGAAACTCCAGAAGGAATAGAAGGAGCTTTTCACTATCAACCTAACTTATTTGAGGAAACTACCATTACTCAGATGTCGCGATTATTTCTGATCTTCCTTGATACTATTATCAAAAAACCTGAAATTACATTAGAAAAATTAAATTGTATTTTTTGGACAGAAGAAAAGAAAAAGCAAAATAATATAGCTAAACAATTACAAGAAATTAATCGCCAAAAATTGGCAAAAATTAAACGGAAATTTCAATAA